A window from bacterium BMS3Abin08 encodes these proteins:
- a CDS encoding DsrH like protein — protein MLVIVRSSPDTPEGKRGLKMARDMAADIVFLQNGIYFALNDMMEGFCGTAYALDEDIQLRGLSGQMRGIRVIGWDELIDLMADEDKVIGTF, from the coding sequence ATGTTGGTTATTGTAAGGAGCAGCCCTGATACCCCTGAAGGGAAGAGGGGGTTAAAGATGGCGCGGGACATGGCGGCGGATATTGTCTTTTTACAAAACGGTATCTATTTTGCTTTAAATGATATGATGGAGGGGTTCTGCGGAACCGCCTATGCCCTTGATGAAGATATACAACTGAGGGGGCTCTCAGGTCAGATGAGGGGCATAAGGGTTATAGGATGGGATGAGTTAATAGATTTGATGGCTGATGAGGATAAGGTGATCGGGACTTTTTAG
- the fccB gene encoding sulfide dehydrogenase [flavocytochrome c] flavoprotein chain precursor encodes MGVRIVILGGSFGGLTCAFDLRRQLGKKAEISVVCDLDGFIFIPSLPWVSMGYRSPADITLPLQSILGSKGIDFIHEEATGVDPENSEVITAARKIRYDYLIIATGPALAFSAVPGLGPEKGYTECIFTLEQAVRCHEAWKRFLEDPGPIVIGSVQGVSCFGPTYEYAFEVAAELKKRKIRHKVPITLVTSEPYIGHFGIGGLGKSRRIMEDEFAEREIGVITNMAVEEFTPEEVRLNDGTKLPFELSMFAPPMTGVPAVSHLGNPKGFIPVDDNYRHRDFRNIFSVGVAVAMAPPEKTPVPTGLPKTGFMTVKMARDAARTITADILGKEPPETEPVDVLCLMDMGDTAAFMKAKPVLPPRQESTLKAGKQYKWMKAGFEKYYLWKIKHGLTQLP; translated from the coding sequence ATGGGCGTAAGGATAGTAATTCTTGGTGGTTCTTTTGGTGGTCTCACCTGTGCCTTTGATCTCAGGAGACAACTGGGAAAGAAGGCGGAGATCTCCGTTGTGTGTGACCTCGACGGTTTTATCTTTATTCCGTCACTCCCGTGGGTCTCCATGGGATACCGGAGTCCTGCTGATATCACGTTGCCTCTTCAGAGCATCCTCGGATCAAAGGGGATAGATTTTATCCACGAAGAAGCCACAGGTGTGGATCCCGAAAACTCCGAGGTTATTACCGCCGCCCGGAAAATCCGGTATGATTACCTCATTATTGCAACAGGTCCGGCCCTTGCTTTCTCTGCCGTGCCAGGTCTTGGCCCGGAGAAGGGATACACGGAGTGCATCTTCACCCTCGAACAGGCCGTCAGATGCCATGAGGCATGGAAACGGTTTCTTGAAGACCCCGGTCCGATAGTTATAGGTTCCGTTCAGGGGGTAAGCTGTTTCGGGCCGACTTATGAATATGCCTTCGAGGTTGCAGCCGAACTGAAAAAGAGGAAGATCAGACATAAGGTGCCGATAACCCTTGTAACATCAGAGCCTTATATAGGTCACTTCGGGATAGGGGGACTTGGAAAATCCAGAAGGATTATGGAAGACGAATTCGCCGAGAGGGAAATAGGTGTTATAACAAACATGGCTGTTGAGGAGTTTACCCCTGAGGAGGTGAGATTGAATGACGGGACAAAGCTCCCCTTTGAACTATCGATGTTTGCACCTCCAATGACAGGTGTTCCGGCGGTATCGCATCTCGGAAATCCCAAGGGGTTTATCCCTGTCGACGATAACTACAGGCACAGGGATTTCAGGAATATTTTTTCTGTTGGTGTTGCCGTGGCAATGGCGCCACCGGAAAAGACGCCTGTACCGACAGGCCTCCCGAAAACCGGTTTCATGACGGTGAAGATGGCCAGGGATGCCGCAAGGACCATTACCGCGGACATACTCGGTAAGGAACCCCCTGAAACCGAGCCTGTCGACGTCTTATGCCTTATGGATATGGGGGATACCGCTGCCTTTATGAAGGCAAAACCCGTGCTCCCGCCAAGGCAGGAGTCAACACTCAAGGCGGGTAAACAGTATAAATGGATGAAGGCGGGCTTTGAAAAGTACTACCTCTGGAAGATAAAGCACGGGTTGACGCAGCTTCCCTAA